The genomic segment GCTGACACGTGGCTTGTCTTTGCGATCCTGACGAGCCCATCCGAAATAGGGGATAACAGCGTTGATGGTGCGAGCCGAGGCACGTTTGGCGGCGTCAATCATCAGCAGCAGCTCCATCAGGTTGTCGCTGTTGGGGAATGTGCTTTGTACGAGGAAGATGTCGCGTCCGCGGATTGATTCTTCATAGGATACGGCAAATTCTCCATCAGAAAACTTAGTGATTTGCAGTTTTCCCAGAGGACAACCTAAGCTCTGGCAGATTTTTTCTGCCAGGTATCTCGTGGCGGTGCCTGAGAAGACCATGTAGGAATTTTGTGTAGTCATTTTATTATTTGGTTCGTAAAAAGTTCTTCGTTTTAGTTAACGGCCTTCTGCCATTTCTTGAAATGACCAATCAGGTCTTTATAGTCTTGCTCCTGGTGAATGTTGAATCGGTTCCACAGGTCGCCGCAAATCACCACGCCTCCAAAGCCAAGGTCGCGCACCATTCGGATGTTTTCCAGATTCAGGCCGCCCAAGGCATAGACGTGCTTATCGATGAGCCCTTGTTTGGCAGCAGCGCGCAATTCTTCTTCTGTAAACGACTGGGTGTCGTTGGGGTTGCTCTGGCTGTCGAAGATGTTCTGCAGGAATACGTAACTGGCTTTTTTCTTGCATTCCTGCAATTGGTCAAGCGAACGACAGGTACAACTGTAGTCGCCACGGTAGCCGTAGGGCAACTCGGTATCTAGGGTATCCAAATGGATACTCTTTAAACCGAACTCCTCGCGAAGATAGAAGTGGTCGTGCACGGTAATGCGCTTGTAATATTCGTCAGAAAGCAGGGTGAGAAGCCTTTCGGAGTAGACTGGCTCCGAGTTTGGCTTATATAGATGAAGATTCTCCAGCCCTTCTTCAAAGAGGGTAGTGAGAATCTTGTCTTCCTCCACGAAAAACGTGGCCTTTGTCATGATGATGAGTTTCATCTTCAAACCTCTTTTTAATGAAAAAGCCCCGTCATCCTTAAGAATTGGGGCTTATGTAAAGAAGTGATTCCGTTGGGATTCGAACCCAAGGCCCACAGCTTAGAAGGCTGTTGCTCTATCCAACTGAGCTACGGAACCATCCTTGCATTGGGGATGTGCCCGAATTGCGAGTGCAAAATTACTATTTTTTTATGAAATAGCCAAATTTTATGCAGTAAATCTGATTTTACCTTCGTTTTTTGGACTTGCCGTATGCAGAATTGTTCCGCTTGGCGTGTTGATTGTTTTGAACGGGATAATTTTGTCTTGGCGGCACGGCGTTGGGCATCGGTGAATTGAAGAGTTGGCGGATGAGGTCTTGTCGGCCGATGCGCTTCAAACTCTGTTCTATACCGCGGCGTTCCTCGGGCTTATACCAGAAAAAGTATTGACGCTGGGCTTGTTTCTCACGTGGCGACTTGGCCGAGAATACTGGTTCCAGTGTATAGGGATGATAGCCTGTGTACCATGTCTCTGTGGCTACAGTCATCGGCGTTGGTGTGAAGTCTTGTACTTGCTCCAGTTGGAAGTCTAAATTCTTTGTCAGAACGGCCAACTCGGCCATATCCTCTTCGTGGCAGCCGGGGTGACTACTGATGAAGTAGGGAATGATTTGTTGACGTAGATTCTCCTCGCGGTTGATACGGTCGAAGATGCGCTTAAACTCGCCAAACTGCGAGAATGGTGGTTTTCGCATGAGCATCAGCACGCGGTCGCTGGTGTGCTCGGGTGCCACTTTCAAGCGTCCGCTGACGTGATTCCGTATCAGTTCGCGTGTGTATTCTTTAGTTGATTGGTTGGCGGCCTCATCCTTGCTCTTGTGCAGCAGCAAATCGTAGCGTACGCCACTACCAATGAAACTCTTTTTGATGCCAGGAATAGCATCGACAGAACGATAGAGGTCTAACAATTGCTGATGACTGGTATTAAGGTTGGGGCATACTTGCGGATGGATGCAACTGGGACGCTTACATTTCTCGCATGCGTTGAGGTTGCGGCCATGCATGCCATACATATTGGCACTAGGTCCACCGACATCACTTAGATAGCCTTTGAAGTCGGGCATCTGGACAACCTGCTTTACTTCTTTCAAGACACTCTCCTTTGAACGACAGGCGATGAACTTTCCTTGATGGGCTGAGATGGTGCAGAAGGCGCAGCCGCCAAAGCATCCGCGATGAATATTGACCGAGAACTTAATCATATCGTAGGCGGGAATGCGCTTGCCTTTATATTTGGGGTGGGGCTGACGAGTGTAGGGCAGGTCGAACGAGGCATCAAGTTCGTCTGTGGTCATTGGTGGATATGGTGGATTTACCACCACATACTGACTTCCCACTTGCTGAATAAGACGTTGGGCGTGCATCATGTTCGACTGCTCCTCAATATGGCGGAAATTCTCGGCTTGTGCTTTTTTGTTCTGGAGGCATTCCTCGTGACTATGAAGCACGATGTCGTTTTCCTTGGGCTGTATGTCTCTTGTCAGATAGACTGTCTGTGGCAAATCGTACAGATCTTTCACTCGGCAGCCTTCTGACAGCTTGTTGGCAATCTCTACAATGGTCTTCTCGCCCATGCCATAGCTAATGATGTCGCCTCCGCTATCTAAAAGAATGCTGGGCCGTAATTTGTCTTGCCAATAGTCGTAATGGGTCAATCGGCGCAGAGAGGCCTCAATGCCACCAAGTATCACAGGAACGTCGGGATAGAGTTTTTTGAGTATCTGTGTATAGACGATGGTGGGATATTCAGGACGCATGTCGTGGCGACCATCGGGTGAGTAGGCATCTTCGGAACGAAGGCGTCGGGCTGCCGTGTATTTATTAACCATCGAATCCATGCAGCCAGGCGAGATGCCGAAAAATAATCGTGGGCGTCCCAACTTCTTGAAGTCGCGGAAGTCTCCGTGCCAGTCGGGCTGAGGTACAATGGCCACACGATAACCTGCCGACTCGAGCACACGCCCGATGACGGCCGCACCAAATGATGGGTGGTCTACGTAGGCATCGCCCGAGAAAAGAATAACATCTACATAATCCCAACCTCGCAGCTCAAGCTCTTTTTTTGTAGTAGGTAAGAAATCAGTCAGCCGATACTCCATTCTCCTGTTTTTCCTTCCAATCCTTGTAAGTTGATACTAGATTTTGAAGTCCGATGGCCTTCATGTTGGGATGGTAGACAACGTCCAGACAGAGGTCTAACAACTGCTTGTCACGTCCTGCTTCCGACTCTAATAGCGAGCGGATGTTGAGCTTTAATTTGTCGAGTACTGACTCGTCAATGTAGCCGTTTGAGTCAACTAAATCACGGAACAACTGATATTGGTCAATTGTTGACAAGTGCTGGTCATTGATGTCGATGCTTCTTGTGCCTGAAGCGTTTGCTTGTATTTTTATCATAACTATTTGTTTATTAAGAAATTTAATATTCCTTTCATTATTATAGCTTTAATATCTTCATCCTTGATGCATTCAAATGGAAAACCCATGACAAATGCGTTGTATTTTCCATTCTGGCTAGCGACAGCTGCGCTAGTTCCGTCGGCATATACCATTGCAGGGAAAGCCAGCATGTTGGCAGGCATCAGTATATCTGTCTTGTTAGCGGAATAGTGTTGTTCGTTCAGCAATCGATAGAAACTGAATGTTTTTCCCATACCGCTCACGCCTTCGTTTAGATCGGTGTTGACGCCTTCGTATCGTGTATTTAGAACGTCGTTCATAAATAATTTCTCGTCTTCTGATGTCATGTCCGAACCAGTATAGGCTCCGCTCACCAGAAGGTTGCCGCCTTGGGCCGTGTAGTTTCTGAGTTGCTGTTGTAGAGCATACGGGAAACTCTTATATAATACAATACTGTGTCCGTCGTTCTTTTCGAGTCCTAGCAGAAGGTCGACAACCTGGTATGGGCGCAGGTCAAGATAGCCCTTTTCTATAGCTTTTCCTGATGCACTCATGATGTTGTAGTTGCCTGCGCGACGAATAGCATTAGCATGTTCAACACTATAGTTGAATTCGTTGCCAGCAATGAACATTCCTTGAAAATCAGGGGTTGTATATCCCAGCCCGGTGGAATCCTCTACACCAATTTTTTTTACGTCGAAAATGCGCTGAAGTCCTAACCAACCGCATGTTCGCCCGTAGCTGATACCCATATCGTCGCTCATGTCGAAACCTTGTCCTGTTTTACTGATGGCTGGTGACGAGAGACGATTGAAGCCATTGACAATCATGATGTTTTGGCTGGCCTGTGGATTATATAGTGCGGTTAGCGTTTCTGAAGGGAAACTTTGTCCACCGTCGTTGTTTGCTGTTATTCGAAACTTATAGAGGATGTAAGGCTTTAACTGAATATTGCATGATGTGCCACGAAGATAGGTGCCGTTGTCGAAGTCGCCATTTTCCTGACCAATATATAGGGTGTAGCCTGTTGGAGTTGATGTTACTTCTTGGCCGTCTTCCAGACCAATCCAACTTAGTTTTACTTGTCCTTTCTTGTCTGTGAACTCAATACGGAAGTCTGTGGGGGGTAAAGGCTGTACTACGCATTCTTTTCCGTGTCGTTGTGTGATGTATCGAAGCAATGTTTTATAGATGGAACGTGCCAATGTGAATCGGAAGTTGGGATCTTGACCGTATTTCATATCGCCGAAGTTCTGGTGCGATAATGTCTCTAGAATGGCACTTGGCACGATGGGTATGCGTGTCTCGGAATAGTTGCGGTTGTAGAGGTTGCGTGCCACCCATTCGCCAAGACGATATCTTAGGTCCTCGGTGGTGTTGTGCAGCAAATCGGAAGCCAGCTCATATGAAGCTTCACGACTGATTCCAGCAGCCAGAACGCTATCGCCGTGATGGGTGGTGCAGATGCTCAGAGAGCCGTAAACACCCACCCCGGTGTCTGTATAACCCGCATCGCTGTGAATGGCTAATGATAGTTCAATGGGGACTTTACGCCCGATGGAGTCGGGGGCAAAAGGCGAACCACCACATAAAAGGTTTGTCATGAGTGAACGGACGTTGATGTCGTCGCCATAGTCGTTCTCTCCATGCTTGGAACTGTATACGTCATAGGGCATTCCCGCCCATTGTGCATAGTATCGGGCTCCCTCCAGGCAGCGTGGCAAGCCACTTGTCTCGCCGCCACGTTCAATATTTCCCATGCCTCCGCCAAATCTTACTGCATCGGCTGTTATGTGACCTTTGTGGTGACTGTCATTTGATAAAATGACGCAATTCTGCTCAGAACAACCTTTGTCAAAAGCGAATGTTCCTAGATATACCCATGTGGAGCCACCCATTTGCTGGTTGACATGAAACTCTGTCTTCTGACCTTTATGCCATACGGTGTAGTGTGCGTCGTCAACGGCATCTTCGATAGTCTGGTAGCTTACATAGACAGCATACTGTCCCTCCTCGGGGATGTCTGGCTGGTAACTAACTGTACTTACTGCGTTGCGCGAATGGGTTGTCTCAATCATACGCGCTGTGCCTGCTTCGAAGGGGTTCTCTAGGTCGTGATATAATCCTGCATGCATGGCAAATCCTGCATGAGGAGCGTCTTTCCACGTATGGTGCGTTCCGTTTTCCTGATAGACTGATGTCGACTGCTCGTAGTTGTTGTCAACGATAACCTCGTTGCGCTGCCAGTCGCGCTCGCGAGGTGTGAATACAACGGCACCGGCATTCTCGAGCATGGGGATGAGATATGGTACCACAATGGTTTGAGTGAATAAGTCCTCGGTGGTGCCAAATAATGCAGGACGCTGCCAACGCCATTGTCCTTCTTTGTTGTCGAAGTAGCGTCCGTGACTGGCCCAGAGTGCTATATGGCGCCCTTCCAGTCCGTGGCTGATGGAGTAGGGACGAGAAGTGTTCTTAACCCATGGCTCTCCTTTGTAATCTATATGTTCCCATGTAACTTGTGCTGTCAGGTGTTGACGACCTGATAGCACAAATAGTGTTAGAAATAGAAATGTTAGTCTATACATTACCTATCGTGAACAGTTCGGGCCGCTTGCCTTTAAAGTCTTTGAAGTATAGTTTTATTTCACGCATGTCAGCCTCAAGATCGCCTGTGGGGATGATGGTCTTGGTACATTGAATGTGTTTCTTTTCGTAGTCCAAGCCGTAGAGCAGAATGGGAATGTTGGCTTTTAGTGCAATGAAGTAAAAGCCCTTCTTCCATTCCTCAACACGTGAGCGAGTACCTTCGGGGGTAATACATAGGTGAAAAGAGGTGGCTTGCTTGGCCGTCTCTGCCATTGAGTCGGTCATGCTTGTGTGTTTTTGACGGTATACGGGGATGCCGCCTATTCGTTTGAATAATGTGCCAAGTGGCCAGAAAAACCACTCTTTCTTCATTAGAAAATTGCTGTCCAAACCTTTAGCACCATTATATAGCTGGCCTATAAGAAAGTCCCAATTGCTGGTGTGTGGAGCAAGACAAATAATGTATTTCTCGGGATGTTTTTCAGTAATATTAGCTGTCCATCCCATTTTTTTGAATAATAACCAGTTACAAAATTTCTGCCACATTTACAGGTTGTTTATTTGGTCCACGATTTCACTCACCTGCGCTGCAAACTTCTCGCGCAAATCCTTGTAGTATGCGCTGGCTTCAATGCCAGGTTCTGGATGTGATACGCGACTAATAAAATTGTGCTGGGTTTTGATGACTGCCACAAGCAATGCCTGGGTGTTATCCTTGTTGGCTTCGTTTCCGTACAATGAAGCAGCTACAGCCTCAGTAAACAGTTCTTCGCAGATCTGATTAATTACCTTCTTAAGTGTTCTCTTGTTTGCCATAGTCTTTAGAGTTGTTGAATCCTTTGCAAAGATAAATAAAATAATTGTAACCTCCAAATCTTCTTGAATAATTTTTTGGGGGTTTCATATTTTTGTAGTACCTTTGCAACCAGAATCCAAAACATTATTTTATTTATATAATTGTTCTAGAACAGTATGGAAAAAAGTGCATTGCAAATTGCAAGAGCAGCTTATCAGCCCAAGTTGCCCCGTGGTCTTAAGGGTGCAGTAAAGGTTGTTGAAGGTGCTCCCACTCAGAGTGTTGATAACCAGGAAGAAATCAAGGCCCTCTTCCCCAATACCTATGGAATGCCTCTTGTTGAGTTTGTTCCCGGTGAAGATAAGAGCTACGAGCCCATGAACGTTGGTATTATCCTTAGTGGTGGTCAGGCTCCTGGCGGTCATAACGTGATTACTGGTCTGTTCGATGCTGTGAAGCGTTTGAACCCAGCCAACCGTCTCTATGGCTTTATTCTTGGTCCTGGCGGTTTGGTTGATCACAACTACATGGAGCTCACCAAGGAGATTGTTGATGAGTATCGTAATACTGGTGGCTTTGATATGATTGGTTCTGGTCGTACAAAACTTGAGAAAGAGGAGCAGTTCGAGAAAGGTCTTGAGATTATTCGCGAGCTGGGTATTAAGGCTATCGTGATTATCGGTGGTGACGACTCAAATACCAACGCATGTGTGTTGGCAGAGTACTATGCTGCTAAGAAGTATGGTGTTCAGGTTATTGGTTGCCCCAAGACTATCGACGGTGACTTGAAGAACGATCAGATTGAAACTTCTTTCGGTTTCGATACCGCTTGTAAGACATACTCAGAGCTCATTGGTAATATCGAACGCGACTGTAACTCAGCACGTAAGTATTGGCACTTCATTAAGGTGATGGGTCGTTCAGCTTCTCACATTGCACTTGAGTGCGCTTTGCAGACACAGCCAAACATCTGCCTCGTTTCTGAGGAGATTGAGCAGAAGGCCATGAGTCTTGATGATATCGTTGCTTATATTGCTAATGCTGTTGCTCAGCGTGCTGCCGATGGCAACAACTTTGGTACTGTTGTTATTCCTGAGGGCGTTATCGAGTTCATCCCTGCCATCAAGAAACTTATTGCTCAGTTGAACGACGTTTTGGCTTTGCCCGAGGCAAAGAACATCAGTCGCGACGAGCAGGTTGACTTCGCTAAGAGTCACCTCACCGCAGAGAACCTTGCTGTATTTAACAGTCTGCCCGAGGGCGTGGCTCGTCAGCTGGCTCTTGATCGTGACCCTCACGGAAACGTACAGGTATCGCTCATTGAGACCGAGAAGCTGCTTTCTGAGATGGTAGCTAAGAAGCTTGATGAAATGAAGAAAGAAGGTAAGTATGTTGGTAAATTCGCTGCTCAGCACCACTTCTTCGGTTATGAGGGTCGTTGTGCTGCTCCTTCTAACTTTGATGCCGACTATTGCTATGCTCTTGGTACCAGCGCAGCTCAGTTGATTGCTGCTGGCAAGACTGGTTATATGGCTATTGTGAAGAATACCACTGCTCCTGCCGATGATTGGAAGGCTGGTGGTGTGCCCATCACGATGATGATGAACATGGAGAAGCGTAATGGTGAGATGAAGCCTGTTATCCGCAAAGCTCTTGTAGAACTCGACGGTAAACCCTTCAAGACCTTCGCTGCTCAGCGTGATCGTTGGGCTCGCGAGACCGCTTACGTTTATCCCGGTCCTATTCAGTATTGGGGTCCCACAGAAGTTTGTGACCAGCCCACTAAGACGCTGGCACTTGAACAGGCAAAATAATTGATGTCTGGAAATAAAACTATCAAGCGAAGTCAGGCGGGTCGCAAACGACCACGCTTGACTTCGCCTGTTCGTAGAAAGAAACCAAGTGTAATTATCCGTTTGTTGCGCCATGTTCCAGGTTGGGCGTGGTGGATGGGCGGATTCTCAATTGCGGGTATTTATATTTGGTTCTTCTATTATTTCTTTGTTTCGTCTTCAGCATTGCGTTGGCAGGCACTTTATGGCGAAATAAACTATCCTGAAGGTTTTGATATTCACGGTATTGACATCAGTCACTATCAAGGTGAAATAGATTGGGAATTATTGCGAAACCAGGGCTCTATTGATGATTGCCCCATTTGTTTTGTTATGATCAAGGCTACAGAGGGTTGTACCAAGATTGACAAGAATTTCCACGATAATTTCTATCAAGCCCGTGAATATGGTTTTACGCGTGGAGCCTATCATTATTTTAGTACCCAGTCTTCGGCAAAGGCACAGGCTTCCCATTTTATTAATACTGTAAAACTGGAACCTGGTGACCTTCCTCCCGTACTTGATGTGGAACAAAGACCTCGTCGACAGTCTTTAGACGATTTTCAGAATAGTGTGCTGGAATGGCTTCAAGTTGTTGAGTCGCATTATGGTGTGAAGCCCATTCTCTATACCTATTATAAGTTTAAACTCGATTATTTGAACGACTCAGTTTTTAATCAGTATCCCTATTGGATTGCGCATTATTATGTGGACAGTCTGAAGTATGAGGGCGATTGGAAGTTTTGGCAACACACTGATGCGGGCAGTCTGCCTGGCATCAAGGGACCGGTCGATTTCAATATCTATAATGGCTCATTCTACGATTTGCGTCAGATGACAATTGGTAGTCAGGAAACCATCGGTGTTGATGCATACAGAACGCCTATTGAAAGCTACTGAATAATGCACGGAAACAGTATGTTTCCCGCTTCTTTATAGCATACCTTTTGTTGAGGGCAATTGATAGTGGTCTATGTCACGACGTACGGCTGATTTCAGCGAACGTGCTAAAGCCTTAAAGATTGCTTCTGCTTTATGGTGCTCGTTGTCACCATCTGCCTCAATGTAGAGATTCATCTGTGCAGCATCACTCAGGCTTTTGAAGAAATGGAAGAACATTTCTGTTGGAACATCGCCAACATGCTCGCGATGAAATTCCGTATTCCAGATTAGCCAGGGACGGCCACCAAAGTCTAAAGCTACGTGAGCATGACAGTCGTCCATGGGAAGTGAGAATCCATATCGCTCAATACCTCGTTTCGAACCTAACGCCTTCAGCAAACATTCACCTAAAGCCAGTCCTGTGTCCTCGATGGTGTGATGCTCGTCCACATGAAGGTCGCCCTTTGTGTGTATTACCAAATCCATCTGACCATGGCGTGCAATCTGTTCAAGCATATGGTCGAAGAATCCTAAACCGGTTTGTATGTCAGCTTGTCCGGTGCCGTCAAGTGTCACCTTTATATATATATCGGTTTCCTTGGTGGTTCGTTTCACTTCTGCAGTACGTTCTCCATCGAATATTTGTTCGGCCACCTGTTTCCACGAAAGGGCATCGCTTAATATTAGCGACTTACATCCTATATTCTTGGCAAACTGCGCATCTGTTTCACGATCACCAATAACATAGCTATTGGCTATGTCATAGGCAGGGTCGTTCATGTATTTCTCAACGAGGCCTGTCTGTGGCTTACGGGTGGGAGCATTGTCTTCCGGAAAGTGATTGTCCACGAGAATGTCGTCGAACTCAACACCTTCGCCTTTCAGAGCTTCCAAAATGAAATTATGCGCAGGCCAAAACGTGTCCTCAGGAAACGATGACGTACCTAATCCGTCCTGGTTGCTGACCATTACGAAGCGGAAATCAGTTTTTTCACGAAGAAAAGAAAGCCAACGAAAAACACCTGGCTTGAAGCGAATCTTTTCTAGGGCATCTACTTGTTCGTCGTGTGGTTCTTCGACGATGGTGCCGTCACGGTCAATGAATAGGATACGTTGAGGGTTCATAGGTATTTCTTTTTATTGATTTCTTTTTGCTTGATGGTGTCAATTGTGTAGTATAGTGGGAACACGCTCCAAAGATGAACGAATGCCTGGATGAAACCTGCTATCGTAAATGCGATGAATGACAGCGTGGGAAGATAGTCGGGCATGCCCAACGGATCTCCTTCTAAAGCTCCAATATATGCTTTGACGTTTGCTATGGTAATGATAACACCAGGCATGCAGCATAGTAGGGTTGCTGCAGTCATAATGATGAAGACAAGTATGAGTGTGCCAATCAGGAATCCCCAATGACGCCAATTGCGAAAGAACCAGCAGATGGCTGGTATAATCAATTTAAAGAACGTCTTCATGGGAAACGTTCCCCACCAATGTCTCGTACGTATAATCTCGCCAGTGGTGTAATGCTCGTAGCAGGCTTTGAAACCACACGAAGCTAAGATGACTATCATGATGTCGAATAGTATAGAACTGACGATGTAAAGCATACTGTTGACAGTCATCGAAACTGGGTCTACATATCCTCCGGAGAAGGCTACAATGTATGTTGGGATTAAACTAATGACATTGTTCAGCGCCCATGCAAACGCAAGAGCATAGACAATGGCAATGAGCCAAACTGCACGAAAGATTTTCTTGAAGTTGTTGGTATAGAGCAAATAACCATCGCGGACAATGGCTCGGATGCTGCGTACACGATGCGCGTTTAATTCGCTATTCTCGTTCATGATGTCTCTTAATTTTTCTGCAAAGGTACAAAATAATTATTAATAGTCAATTGTCAATTCTCATTTATTTTGTACCTTTGCAGAAAATTAGCAATTATGAAAAAGTTGAAGTGGGGTTTTATTGGCTGTGGAGAGGTTTGCGAGAAGAAAAGTGGACCGGCCTTTGCTGAAGTAGAGGACTCTACGGTTGTGGCTGTGATGAGCCGTTCGGAAAGAAAGGCACGGTCATATGCTGAGCGTCATCATGTGCCTAAGTGGTATACTGATGCACAGGAACTTATTGATGACCCTGATGTGAATGCTATTTATGTGGCTACTCCCCCTTCAAGTCATGCCACTTTTGCTATTATGGCCATGAAGGCAGGAAAGCCAGTTTACGTAGAGAAACCTTTGGCAGCTAACTATGAGGACTGTGCTCGAATCAATCGCATTAGTGAGCAAACGGGTGTGCCGTGCTTTGTGGCTTATTATCGTAGATATTTACCTTATTTCTTGCGAGTTAAGAATATAGTTGAGCAGGGCATTATAGGTAATGTTATTAATGTGCAGATTAGGTTTGCTTGGCCACCCCGTGAGTTGGACTATGTTCATCCCGAGAATTTGCCATGGCGCCTTCAGCCAGATATTGCTGGTGGTGGTTATTTCTACGATTTAGCGCCTCATCAACTTGATTTGCTACAGGAGATGTTTGGCGTCATTGTTGAAGCACGAGGAATATGTGCGAATCGTGGCCGACTGTATTCTGCTGAGGATTCTGTGAGCGCAGTGTTTCGTTTTGAAAACGGTTTGCCTGGCAGTGGCTCGTGGTGCTTTGTTGGCCATGAGTCGGCTCGCACCGATCGTATACTGATTATTGGTAATCAAGGTTCACTTAGTTTTTCGGTTTTCAATTACGACCCCATAGAACTGCATACTAGCGAAGGAACGCAACGTATAGAAGTGCCCAATCCGCCTTATGTGCAGTATCCGTTGATTAAAAATGTGTGTGAACACTTGCAGGGTCGTGCCGTATGTACGGCCACTAGCGTGTCGGCTACCTCTGTTAACTGGGTGCTTGACCGTATTTTAGGAAAGTACTAATGTAGGGAATGAAAAGACTTGTTTTGTTTTTTGTGTTGGTGACTTTGTGGCCCTGTTATGCGGTGTCACAAAGTGATTCAATTGGCGTTATCCGTCGTACTATCAGAGAGTTCGACCATTTGGATGAGCGATATATTGAACCGCAACACTATGTCTTTTCGGCTATGCTTCAAGGGAGTTATAGTATTGACCGTTATTCACTGAGTTCTTCTGGCCTTATTGACCAAAGCATTACATTTATGCCTGATGCAAAGGTAAAGGCCGGTCCTTATGCCGGTTGGAAATGGGTGTTTTTGGGGTATTGTTTTGAATTGGGTAAATTAAACTTTGATGATGGACGTCGTGAGTTTGATTTTAGCATGTATAGTTCGCAGGTAGGAGTTGATTTGTTTTATCGTCGTACAGGTTCTGATTATAAGTTGCGTGACGCCAATTTGGGCGAAGGTATAGATGCCTCGGAGCTCAACGACCAACCTTTTGATGGATTGAAGGTTGGCATCACAGGCTTTAATGTTTATTACATATTTAACCATGGAAGGTTCTCTTATCCTGCAGCATTCTCGCAGAGTACTATTCAGAAGATTAGTTGTGGATCATGGCTGGCAGGAGTGGGGTATACACGCCATTCGTTAGACTTTGACTATCAGAGTCTTCAATCGCTAATTAACGAGAAAATGGGGGAGCATTCTGTATTATTGGACAGCGGACTAATGTTTAATACAGTACGCTATTACGATGTAAGCCTTTCTGGTGGATATGCCTATA from the Prevotella sp. E15-22 genome contains:
- a CDS encoding thiamine phosphate synthase, encoding MKLIIMTKATFFVEEDKILTTLFEEGLENLHLYKPNSEPVYSERLLTLLSDEYYKRITVHDHFYLREEFGLKSIHLDTLDTELPYGYRGDYSCTCRSLDQLQECKKKASYVFLQNIFDSQSNPNDTQSFTEEELRAAAKQGLIDKHVYALGGLNLENIRMVRDLGFGGVVICGDLWNRFNIHQEQDYKDLIGHFKKWQKAVN
- a CDS encoding YgiQ family radical SAM protein — its product is MEYRLTDFLPTTKKELELRGWDYVDVILFSGDAYVDHPSFGAAVIGRVLESAGYRVAIVPQPDWHGDFRDFKKLGRPRLFFGISPGCMDSMVNKYTAARRLRSEDAYSPDGRHDMRPEYPTIVYTQILKKLYPDVPVILGGIEASLRRLTHYDYWQDKLRPSILLDSGGDIISYGMGEKTIVEIANKLSEGCRVKDLYDLPQTVYLTRDIQPKENDIVLHSHEECLQNKKAQAENFRHIEEQSNMMHAQRLIQQVGSQYVVVNPPYPPMTTDELDASFDLPYTRQPHPKYKGKRIPAYDMIKFSVNIHRGCFGGCAFCTISAHQGKFIACRSKESVLKEVKQVVQMPDFKGYLSDVGGPSANMYGMHGRNLNACEKCKRPSCIHPQVCPNLNTSHQQLLDLYRSVDAIPGIKKSFIGSGVRYDLLLHKSKDEAANQSTKEYTRELIRNHVSGRLKVAPEHTSDRVLMLMRKPPFSQFGEFKRIFDRINREENLRQQIIPYFISSHPGCHEEDMAELAVLTKNLDFQLEQVQDFTPTPMTVATETWYTGYHPYTLEPVFSAKSPREKQAQRQYFFWYKPEERRGIEQSLKRIGRQDLIRQLFNSPMPNAVPPRQNYPVQNNQHAKRNNSAYGKSKKRR
- a CDS encoding xanthan lyase, translating into MYRLTFLFLTLFVLSGRQHLTAQVTWEHIDYKGEPWVKNTSRPYSISHGLEGRHIALWASHGRYFDNKEGQWRWQRPALFGTTEDLFTQTIVVPYLIPMLENAGAVVFTPRERDWQRNEVIVDNNYEQSTSVYQENGTHHTWKDAPHAGFAMHAGLYHDLENPFEAGTARMIETTHSRNAVSTVSYQPDIPEEGQYAVYVSYQTIEDAVDDAHYTVWHKGQKTEFHVNQQMGGSTWVYLGTFAFDKGCSEQNCVILSNDSHHKGHITADAVRFGGGMGNIERGGETSGLPRCLEGARYYAQWAGMPYDVYSSKHGENDYGDDINVRSLMTNLLCGGSPFAPDSIGRKVPIELSLAIHSDAGYTDTGVGVYGSLSICTTHHGDSVLAAGISREASYELASDLLHNTTEDLRYRLGEWVARNLYNRNYSETRIPIVPSAILETLSHQNFGDMKYGQDPNFRFTLARSIYKTLLRYITQRHGKECVVQPLPPTDFRIEFTDKKGQVKLSWIGLEDGQEVTSTPTGYTLYIGQENGDFDNGTYLRGTSCNIQLKPYILYKFRITANNDGGQSFPSETLTALYNPQASQNIMIVNGFNRLSSPAISKTGQGFDMSDDMGISYGRTCGWLGLQRIFDVKKIGVEDSTGLGYTTPDFQGMFIAGNEFNYSVEHANAIRRAGNYNIMSASGKAIEKGYLDLRPYQVVDLLLGLEKNDGHSIVLYKSFPYALQQQLRNYTAQGGNLLVSGAYTGSDMTSEDEKLFMNDVLNTRYEGVNTDLNEGVSGMGKTFSFYRLLNEQHYSANKTDILMPANMLAFPAMVYADGTSAAVASQNGKYNAFVMGFPFECIKDEDIKAIIMKGILNFLINK
- a CDS encoding 1-acyl-sn-glycerol-3-phosphate acyltransferase; translation: MWQKFCNWLLFKKMGWTANITEKHPEKYIICLAPHTSNWDFLIGQLYNGAKGLDSNFLMKKEWFFWPLGTLFKRIGGIPVYRQKHTSMTDSMAETAKQATSFHLCITPEGTRSRVEEWKKGFYFIALKANIPILLYGLDYEKKHIQCTKTIIPTGDLEADMREIKLYFKDFKGKRPELFTIGNV
- a CDS encoding diphosphate--fructose-6-phosphate 1-phosphotransferase, producing the protein MEKSALQIARAAYQPKLPRGLKGAVKVVEGAPTQSVDNQEEIKALFPNTYGMPLVEFVPGEDKSYEPMNVGIILSGGQAPGGHNVITGLFDAVKRLNPANRLYGFILGPGGLVDHNYMELTKEIVDEYRNTGGFDMIGSGRTKLEKEEQFEKGLEIIRELGIKAIVIIGGDDSNTNACVLAEYYAAKKYGVQVIGCPKTIDGDLKNDQIETSFGFDTACKTYSELIGNIERDCNSARKYWHFIKVMGRSASHIALECALQTQPNICLVSEEIEQKAMSLDDIVAYIANAVAQRAADGNNFGTVVIPEGVIEFIPAIKKLIAQLNDVLALPEAKNISRDEQVDFAKSHLTAENLAVFNSLPEGVARQLALDRDPHGNVQVSLIETEKLLSEMVAKKLDEMKKEGKYVGKFAAQHHFFGYEGRCAAPSNFDADYCYALGTSAAQLIAAGKTGYMAIVKNTTAPADDWKAGGVPITMMMNMEKRNGEMKPVIRKALVELDGKPFKTFAAQRDRWARETAYVYPGPIQYWGPTEVCDQPTKTLALEQAK